In one Candidatus Hydrogenedentota bacterium genomic region, the following are encoded:
- a CDS encoding glycosyltransferase gives MSAAGSPTVLIVHPGGLMPVRGGGAARVWALIDFLRSRGLRVDLITGNHGEYDAAIARRVDRLWQPPQGVADNGMAAVSLRTRVRRRMERLRDAASRRLWSGVAPPGSRLATWLEENRRPSLELLTGQAAYAEPPLAVIAVYAGLARALDHAPPGVLRVLDTIDVQHKRSAVARAAGGDLSHIACGREEEARELRRADLLLAIQAEEADELRAMCPGVSVLLVQHAQAMPEYAPSPDASREVLCVGNLYDPNVRGLLAFLEQAWPHVIEAVPDARLVVAGRVGEAVPRGTRGVRVEGVVADIAPLYARAAAVINPVPYGTGLKIKSVEALTHGRCLVCTPAGLQGLGAPEELPVLCAETANGMAAPLIRMLTDSAARRELEARARAFAKARYSPEAVYGPFVDLLRARA, from the coding sequence ATGAGCGCCGCGGGTTCCCCCACGGTGCTGATTGTGCATCCTGGCGGGCTGATGCCGGTCCGGGGCGGCGGCGCGGCGCGCGTGTGGGCGCTGATCGATTTCCTGCGCAGCCGAGGTTTGCGCGTTGACCTCATTACGGGCAATCACGGCGAGTACGACGCCGCGATCGCGCGGCGCGTGGACCGGCTCTGGCAGCCGCCGCAAGGCGTGGCAGACAACGGCATGGCCGCGGTCTCCCTTCGCACGCGCGTCCGCCGCCGCATGGAGCGTCTGCGCGACGCTGCGTCGCGCCGGCTCTGGTCCGGCGTGGCGCCGCCCGGGTCGCGTCTCGCGACATGGCTTGAAGAGAACCGGCGGCCCAGCCTCGAACTCCTGACGGGACAGGCGGCGTATGCCGAGCCGCCATTGGCCGTGATCGCCGTATACGCCGGATTGGCGCGCGCCTTGGACCACGCGCCGCCGGGGGTTTTGCGCGTGCTCGACACGATCGACGTGCAGCACAAGCGCTCGGCGGTGGCGCGTGCGGCGGGCGGCGACCTGTCGCATATCGCATGTGGGCGCGAGGAGGAAGCGCGCGAACTGCGGCGCGCGGACCTCCTTCTTGCCATTCAGGCAGAAGAAGCGGACGAACTGCGGGCGATGTGTCCCGGGGTCTCCGTGTTGCTCGTGCAGCACGCGCAGGCCATGCCGGAATACGCGCCAAGCCCGGACGCGTCGCGCGAGGTATTATGCGTGGGCAATCTGTACGACCCCAACGTGCGCGGCCTGCTCGCCTTCCTGGAGCAAGCGTGGCCGCATGTGATCGAGGCGGTTCCCGATGCGAGGCTGGTGGTCGCCGGGCGGGTGGGCGAGGCCGTGCCGCGAGGGACGCGAGGCGTGCGCGTCGAAGGTGTCGTCGCGGATATTGCGCCGCTGTATGCGCGCGCGGCCGCGGTGATCAATCCCGTACCCTACGGCACGGGGTTGAAGATCAAATCCGTCGAGGCGCTGACGCACGGCCGCTGTCTCGTCTGCACCCCGGCGGGCCTGCAGGGTCTTGGCGCGCCGGAGGAATTGCCGGTGCTCTGCGCCGAAACGGCGAATGGCATGGCTGCGCCGCTTATCCGCATGTTGACGGATTCGGCAGCGCGGCGCGAACTCGAAGCGCGCGCACGCGCTTTCGCAAAGGCCCGGTACAGCCCCGAGGCCGTCTACGGCCCGTTCGTGGACCTGCTCCGCGCGCGGGCATAG
- the pepF gene encoding oligoendopeptidase F, whose amino-acid sequence MAKTKRIPERKELHLEDTWDLTRLFRSDAAWGKGYERLADMVPAFAKFRGRLGRSAKMLRDCCEFEVAFNRLAENLGVYAYLKSTEDVTVDRYQGMLARYTYLATKAGEAASFIAPEIRAIPKKKMEVFLKSPVLKPFRFQLERLLRYRPHILSEKEERVLAMQGEVAGTPGKVFGQLNDADLKFGFVTNEKGVRVELTQGTFRSLLESPKRPVRKRAFDLFYAQYDAHKNTLAATLSGSVLQDVYHARVRNYPSALEAALFDDKVPAAVYESLIAAVRANLETLYRYLELRRRVFRLPDIHMYDTYAPLVRAGKTRISYAVAVDHICAALGPLGPDYLKTLREGLLTGRWVDRYENRNKRSGAFSYGTYDSPPYIMMNYKEDVLDSMFTLAHEAGHSMHSYYSRKRQPYQDSHYSIFVAEVASTFNEQLLSHHLLEKARDRKMRARLVSREIDELRGTIVRQTMFAEYEKILHAAAEAGEPLTVERLREEYGKLLRAYFGPDFALDPALELEGLRIPHFYSGFYVYKYATGLSAAIALSRAVLHGGARERDRYLEFLASGGSAYPLDQLRAAGVDLEKPDAVAAAMTHFRECVEELEKLI is encoded by the coding sequence ATGGCCAAGACGAAACGCATTCCCGAGCGCAAAGAGTTGCACCTGGAGGACACGTGGGACCTGACGAGGCTTTTCCGGTCGGACGCGGCATGGGGAAAGGGTTATGAACGGCTCGCGGATATGGTGCCCGCGTTCGCAAAGTTCCGCGGCAGACTGGGCCGCTCGGCGAAGATGCTGCGCGATTGCTGCGAATTCGAAGTGGCGTTTAACCGGCTTGCGGAGAACCTTGGCGTCTACGCGTACCTGAAGTCGACCGAGGACGTTACCGTCGACCGGTATCAGGGCATGCTCGCGCGGTACACGTACCTGGCCACGAAAGCGGGGGAGGCGGCCAGCTTCATCGCGCCGGAAATCCGGGCCATCCCGAAGAAGAAGATGGAGGTGTTTCTCAAGAGCCCCGTACTGAAACCTTTCCGGTTCCAGTTGGAGAGACTGCTGCGCTACCGGCCGCACATTCTTTCGGAGAAGGAAGAGCGCGTACTGGCTATGCAGGGCGAAGTGGCGGGCACGCCCGGCAAGGTCTTTGGCCAGCTGAACGACGCGGACCTCAAGTTCGGCTTCGTAACGAACGAAAAGGGCGTGCGCGTGGAGCTGACGCAGGGGACATTCCGCAGCCTGCTCGAATCGCCGAAACGGCCGGTCCGCAAGAGGGCGTTTGACCTGTTCTACGCCCAGTATGACGCGCACAAGAACACGCTCGCGGCAACCTTGAGCGGTTCGGTATTGCAGGACGTCTACCACGCGCGCGTGCGGAACTATCCCTCCGCGCTGGAGGCCGCGCTCTTCGACGACAAGGTGCCTGCTGCCGTGTATGAGAGCCTGATTGCGGCGGTGCGCGCGAACCTCGAGACGTTGTACCGCTATCTCGAACTGCGCCGCCGCGTGTTCCGGCTGCCGGACATACACATGTACGACACCTACGCGCCGCTCGTAAGGGCGGGCAAGACGCGCATTTCGTACGCAGTCGCGGTGGACCATATCTGCGCCGCACTCGGGCCGCTCGGGCCGGACTATCTCAAGACGCTCCGAGAAGGTCTGTTGACGGGGCGCTGGGTAGACCGCTACGAGAACCGCAACAAGCGCAGCGGTGCGTTCTCGTACGGGACCTACGATTCACCACCGTACATCATGATGAACTACAAGGAAGACGTGCTGGACAGCATGTTCACGCTCGCGCACGAAGCGGGGCACTCGATGCACTCGTACTACAGCCGGAAACGGCAGCCGTATCAGGATTCGCATTACAGCATCTTCGTCGCCGAAGTTGCCTCGACCTTCAATGAGCAATTGCTCAGTCATCATCTTCTTGAAAAGGCGCGGGACCGGAAGATGCGTGCGCGGCTGGTCAGCCGCGAGATCGACGAGTTGCGCGGCACCATTGTGCGCCAGACCATGTTCGCGGAATATGAGAAGATACTGCACGCTGCCGCCGAGGCCGGCGAGCCGCTGACCGTCGAGCGCCTGCGCGAGGAATATGGCAAGCTATTGCGGGCGTATTTCGGCCCTGATTTCGCGCTCGATCCCGCGCTGGAATTGGAGGGGTTGCGCATTCCCCATTTCTACAGCGGATTCTACGTATACAAGTACGCCACCGGCCTGTCCGCCGCCATCGCGCTGTCCCGCGCCGTGCTGCACGGCGGCGCGCGGGAACGCGACCGCTATCTCGAATTTCTGGCGAGCGGCGGCTCGGCCTATCCGCTCGACCAGTTGCGCGCCGCGGGCGTCGACCTCGAAAAACCCGATGCCGTCGCCGCGGCCATGACGCACTTCCGCGAATGCGTGGAGGAACTCGAAAAGCTGATTTGA
- a CDS encoding DUF2961 domain-containing protein, translating into MRSYRLIILFLVAAGVSGIAAASPDASALDALTRQQQFEARRSSSSHEDVTRNGDARGIGAGETLVLLDEKGPGMVTHIWHTIASYDIFHGRSLSLRVYYDGSEQPSVQTPLGDFFGIGHAAWRNLNSAPVTVTSYGRSRSCYWRMPFHDSIKIAVTNDSETQEVDSFYYYVDWQKLDSLPEDTAYFHARYRQEFPAQPGNYTLLETTGRGHYAGTVYSVQQMESGWFGEGDDFFYIDGADTPQLRGTGTEDYFNDAWGFREFCAPYFGVPIYEGVLTGDRVTAYRWHILDPVPFQESLRVVIEHRGSVFNDRASLTELELGNFEERADWLSSVAFWYQYPPARIEEPLPPAAQRIPPYRVIKGSDLTYRADPPFLVLPMDPFLAYLPSVSDAKIEFDVQIEQDGRYQISGVFLYGIPCGVYQPYLDAKPLGGARDFVQGQYDPCWISLDTHDLKAGTHTLRFEGTGRPSPNARPLMPNMNGLGIAALVLLRLDDMEGYLTVRNRLLEQKGK; encoded by the coding sequence ATGCGTAGCTATCGTCTCATCATTCTGTTCTTGGTGGCGGCGGGCGTCAGCGGGATTGCCGCTGCGAGTCCGGATGCAAGCGCGCTCGATGCGCTAACGCGCCAGCAACAGTTCGAAGCGCGGCGGTCGAGCAGTTCGCATGAGGATGTCACGCGCAACGGGGACGCGCGCGGCATCGGCGCGGGCGAAACGCTCGTGCTCCTGGACGAAAAAGGCCCCGGCATGGTCACGCATATCTGGCACACCATTGCGAGCTACGACATCTTCCACGGCCGCTCGCTGTCGCTGCGCGTTTACTACGATGGAAGCGAACAGCCGAGCGTGCAGACGCCGCTGGGCGATTTTTTCGGCATCGGGCACGCCGCGTGGCGCAACCTGAATTCCGCGCCGGTTACGGTGACTTCCTACGGACGCAGCCGGTCCTGTTACTGGCGGATGCCCTTCCACGATTCCATCAAGATCGCCGTCACCAATGATTCCGAGACGCAGGAAGTGGATTCGTTCTATTATTATGTGGATTGGCAAAAGCTCGACAGCCTGCCCGAAGACACGGCCTATTTCCACGCGCGCTATCGCCAGGAATTCCCGGCACAACCCGGCAATTACACCCTGCTGGAAACGACGGGCCGCGGCCATTACGCCGGGACGGTCTATTCGGTCCAGCAGATGGAATCAGGCTGGTTCGGCGAGGGCGACGACTTCTTCTACATCGATGGAGCGGACACGCCGCAACTGCGCGGCACGGGCACGGAAGACTATTTCAATGACGCATGGGGCTTTCGCGAATTCTGCGCCCCCTATTTCGGCGTGCCGATTTACGAAGGTGTGCTCACGGGTGACCGCGTCACCGCGTACCGTTGGCACATTCTCGACCCCGTTCCGTTCCAGGAATCGCTGCGCGTCGTGATCGAGCATCGCGGCAGCGTTTTCAACGACCGCGCCAGTCTCACCGAACTGGAACTGGGCAATTTCGAGGAGCGCGCGGACTGGCTCAGTTCGGTGGCGTTCTGGTACCAGTACCCGCCGGCCCGCATCGAAGAACCGCTGCCGCCCGCCGCGCAACGCATCCCGCCATATCGCGTCATCAAAGGCTCGGATTTGACCTATCGCGCGGACCCGCCGTTCCTCGTCCTGCCCATGGACCCGTTTCTGGCTTATCTGCCCAGTGTGTCCGACGCTAAGATCGAGTTTGACGTTCAAATTGAACAGGACGGGCGCTATCAAATCAGCGGCGTCTTTCTGTACGGTATTCCGTGCGGCGTCTATCAGCCTTATCTCGACGCAAAGCCCTTGGGCGGAGCGCGGGACTTCGTGCAGGGTCAATACGACCCATGCTGGATTTCACTCGACACCCACGACCTGAAGGCCGGCACGCACACGCTGCGTTTCGAGGGAACGGGCCGTCCGTCGCCAAACGCCCGCCCGCTCATGCCGAACATGAACGGACTCGGCATCGCCGCGCTGGTGTTGTTGCGGCTGGACGACATGGAAGGTTACCTGACGGTTCGGAACCGGCTACTCGAACAGAAGGGCAAGTAA
- a CDS encoding thioredoxin family protein, producing MPRPPVLPAIDWRLVFESGAPFDKWIAAGESAENRATMREREAAQVLEPHAAALLGALARPVHVVAIAEDWCGDVVRHVPVLERMARATDQLRVHYIARGQHKEVFARFLTNGGEAIPKFIFLNDRFVECGNWGPMPNACREVIARGKACGDVATARKKVGALYEADPERRVVMRELLQLIDTASASAP from the coding sequence ATGCCAAGGCCGCCTGTCTTGCCGGCAATTGACTGGAGACTTGTGTTTGAATCGGGCGCGCCGTTTGACAAATGGATCGCCGCGGGCGAATCAGCGGAGAACCGGGCCACCATGCGGGAGCGGGAAGCAGCCCAGGTGCTTGAACCACACGCGGCGGCCCTGCTCGGCGCGCTCGCGCGGCCCGTGCATGTCGTGGCCATCGCGGAGGACTGGTGCGGCGACGTGGTGCGGCATGTTCCGGTGCTCGAACGCATGGCGCGCGCAACGGACCAATTGCGCGTGCACTACATTGCGCGCGGGCAACACAAGGAGGTCTTCGCTCGATTCCTGACCAACGGCGGCGAGGCGATCCCTAAATTCATCTTTCTGAATGACCGCTTTGTCGAGTGCGGCAATTGGGGGCCGATGCCCAACGCATGCCGCGAAGTGATCGCCCGCGGAAAAGCCTGCGGCGACGTCGCGACGGCGCGCAAGAAAGTCGGCGCACTCTACGAGGCCGATCCCGAGCGGCGCGTGGTGATGCGCGAACTGTTGCAGCTTATTGATACCGCATCCGCCAGCGCGCCTTGA